agaaaacagaaatgaattatttgacacactgttgtgttttcctgacaatgaagctaaaaatgaaaaatattaaagacGAAACCCCTCCCTTTAAGAAATTCTGCACACGGGCCTGCATATGTAACTATTACACTACGAACtaacataatttaaattataatataaataaaaaacaaaacgagatattgaggaaaaaaaaatcttaccttatTTCCTTTTGAATATTTTCGATTATACTATCAAAGTTCTCTGCAAAATCAACCCTGTAAATGATTTATTAATAAGTGGAAtaggaaaaacacacacacacacaaatatttattacattttttttacatagcagaattttaaaactttcatgatTGTTCAATAACAAACTTTTGCTTGAATTGTTTTACGCATCAATTTGAATGTTTAATCAGCTGTAGGAAATCTGCTGTAACTATAGAagtaaataatgataattatcaAAATTTTGTTACCCCTGTGCTTCccgcttcttttttcttttcttgcccATTTCAcgtgtgatgaaaaaaaaaacaaactaacaGCACTAAAGAATAAAAGGAGTAGATAGTGGATGTTATTATTTCCCTTTTAAATGTCCATCGACTACAAATTCATTAAACCCGATACATTATTGCATATAACCGCATGTTCCATGGGAAGGTAGCCGGCGAAACCTTGGCTGCATTTGGCTTGATATATCAAGCCAAAAGTAGCCAACTTGTAAATCTTAAATCGTAAAGTAGATTTATAACACATTCTATGGATTTCCAtaagcaatatttattttattgcttgataattgttatttaaaaaaatatctgaacGATAATTTGgcgaatattttaaaaaaaattctaactcaTGTGAGAAAAACTTGCCAAGCTAACTGGTGCCAATTTAAAGAACTGCTCTGTTTTGTTTACAGTCGGATCGACAACCGGGGCAGAAAAGACTTAAGAGAGACAGTTTTATTTATTGACTAAACATTTTATAGTTGGTAGAAATAATGACTATTTCTGTAGAAATAGTGAAAACTGGTTATTCATTTGTTGATAATGACAAAAACATAATGAAAGCCAACTGCACCTGTACTCTAGTAAAAGAAGGGAGCATCTCCGTGATAGTTGATACATTAACAGCTTGGGATGGTGCTTTTTTATTGAATggtataaaaattatcaaaaaaattttttttgccatattGACTTTGTAAATTTTACAAGactcaaactttttaaactagcaatttgttttgtttattcaCGTATGATTTTTACCTTATGTATTCAATTTGTATCAAAGGGGGTGCTTTACATTTTGTGAAACTTTTAAATGGTAATATACAGTTACAATCTCGCATTACTGTAATGCCCTCTTATTGGGAGAGTATGAAAATATGCCTAAATGTCTGCTGACTATTTTATcatgaattaaaattaatgaaaatttaaattaattttaacaactAGTAGTgtgaagatatttttaacttgaatgaGGGGTCTATACTTACTTTCCGCTTAGATATggctattccaggctgatgattGCTAATAAGCAAGAAATCAAGTACATGAATGCCATTAGCTGGTATATGGGACATTTCAGGGTATTTGTGACATAGGGGTGTccgtaacaaaacttgttaaaaggttaatatttttatatatattgcaaAAGCATATTCCAAAGGACATGAacgtcatattttttttctttatttacttcatGTTATGCAAGTAATTGaaatcaaaacatcaaaaatacaaattttattgttattgactctacattgaatttttctCCAATAGTGGCTTGAAATTCAAGTCGAAACTGGTGCTTGggacaaataaagtaaaggaTCATCTCTAATACAGAtaacaattttaatcaaaaagtgcatttgttaaaaaattataagttgtgaAAATGATGATTGTAGAGTCCATaacaataattagaagaaaagttttgttaaaacttttatttatgcattttatattactgaatttattattttctaatatCACACCTATAGTGTTACAATatattctaaaataagtttcatgattaaattcggtattttttattaattttctacatTTGGTTACGGACTCGACGAAACGTTACGGATTCTACATTTGGCAACTGTTTCAACGCAGCTCTTTCTTTACCAAAATGCTTGAACAGCCTGCctagaaaaaaagaagtaaaagtaAGCCCTCTTAAAAGACTTacaatttatactttaaaaaaacttggggctttcagaagaattttgactGCACAAGTCTATAGGAAGAGTCGGGGCACATTGGCCGGCTTCTCTACTTTTCTCTCTGTTTTTTATCTCATCATAAAATTCAAATAGCAGTTATATTTTCTACGatgagtttcattaaatatttctcatcatccCAAAAAAGGTTCTAGTACTAGTTGAAGGGATAATGAActatatatttccaaaaatagaaagaaaaaatcatgcatatatTGCAAACGGTTGCTGGTAGTGTTGATATCTCTCCAcaaaatcttccttttttttaagaacagaaaTTAACAATTTTGAATTGTCCTGGTAACTTTCCTGATATTATGTGATTATGATGAATGTAATCCCTATCTACAATTTGTGGGGCATTGTAAAGAGATGTGTGAGAAAAAAGTGctgctcaacaaaaaaaaatcaaagattaagaatgttataaaagttttgttttgtgagtacaaaatcaaaaatttgtctTCTAATTTAGTGAAATCCATGCCAAATTGGGAACAGGATATCATTTAAACTAGTGGAGGACATATTTCGTATTAGATTACTGTACCATGCATGTGTGTGTAAGTTAACCTAAACCAATTGAACAGAACTTGTGAACATTTTTGAGCTTGTCCCAGTTAACTTGTGTAGTACTGTTGTCAGGCTCTGATAAGTTGAATTTTGATCAATTGAGCTCAAACAATttcattcgttaaaaaaaaggaGTGAGAAAACGCAAAGTAAGACTTTGCATTGTGGATAACAATCAATATTGGCATTTTGCCAATCTCAGAATTTCTCTTCTTTGAGCCCAAAGTAAAATGAGCACTTCCAAAGTCTTGTTACTGGAGTCAGACTATATGCTGGTTCGagtttatacatttaaaattaaatttttgggaaaaagtttctttttagcACTTTCACTAATTTTTAAacctgctttattttttaaattaaactaattctggcagaaaaaaaattaaaaaatgtttatttattttaatagaatAGGTTGAAGCTTCCATGGCCGAGCGGTGCTTTCTATGTCTGAGGTCGTGAGTTTGATTTCCACCGGtaccctgggtgttatttcctctcttgcAATGTAACCCATTCTTAAGTTATcctgtttttagtaaaaatatgcaTGGTGTGTTGTCTTGTTAGAAGCTCACCCCCTTGTGAGGCAAAAGTTCTTCCCCACAGCTGTACTATACGTTAAGTttcggatatcacaaatttgccatttcaactgcatTTGGGCGcagacttagctttttgggctttctgttttaagattccatgttgcTTGCTTCTATTTAGGCTGAACTAGAGTcacaacaaattaatgaatgcagttaaaatatttttagtgatttTGGCCcagaaaagggcctttgtttgacagaaaaatcagactccgaatccaatAATAATTAAGACGGAAAACTCAATCTATACTGAGGCCTAAAACCTatatcagagaaagctttgtggtttctaatttttatctgttgtcatCTCAAATttgttaatgaatttaaaatgtctGTAATTAAATAAGGCAAGATTTTTGAAGTGAGCGAAGTCCACACACAagtgcagttgaaatggcaaatttgtgatatctgcCATTTAACGTCGAGTCACAATTGTGGACATAACAATAAACTAACAAATATAATATGTTCTGCATTTGAAACTGATTACGTTCACTTAGTATTATTATCTATTTCTATTATATGTTACTGCATGTGTGATTAAACTGGCCTTAATGTACATACATATATAGTATAGAATTGGAGAAAAAAGGTCTAAAGCCGAGTGAGATAACCCATGCAATAGCCACACATGGACATTCAGATCACATTGGAAACCTGAACTTATTTACCAATGCTCTTCATATTGTTGGTCAATCAGTGTCAAGACAAGATGAATATCTCTTGCATAATTTTGAggtaaatatgtaattttcatttTCTCTGACTTTTTAAAACTCTGCTTATAGTACATGCAATACACtgacagcccggttatgacatcGAAAGaatgcagtttcgtccttgtgaTGGAGTCTTCAGTCTGGAATGGTCAATAACTGAGTTAGAGGCAGATGTCATTGTGTTAAAGCTGAAAGTGCCTAATAACTGAGAGCTGGCTCTCTAATAAAAGTGtgcttaattttggaaaaaagaattaaaaaatcagGAATAAAAAATCAACAATGGTTTGGAGAAAATTGTTATGTCTTATTTTATGTCTCTAAAGATCTGTTTAGAGttccttttaaaatgttttcagaagTAATCAGTGCTATAGCTGGGAACTCGCCTTGAAGTTCGGAGGGACTTGCCgaaagaaaaggtggtttgaaaccagtttatattatttttacgttatatttataattaaaatttcaattgttcacgagaggacaccccccccccccacacaaactaCAGCACTGCACACTGCTACTGAGTTAAGTCATTGATTCAAATTTGGATTCATATTCTAAAAGACTTTGTAAAACACAATCAAGCCGCACAATAAGTAGATTTGTTAACACTGGTTCCAGGCTCATCATTTAGGGCGGTCAGGAGGACAATTTACTCCCTCTGGATTTGAGAAATCAAGATATTTTCACATATGTGGGCAGTGTTTATGTTGTTTTCCAATATGATTTGCACTGAGCAtacattcaggggtgcccacaaaggGTGATTACGGCGCAAGTTGTGCCACCAAATTTTTtgtggggggattttttaaatttatttattgatttatttttaatttaaattattcattttattttattgtattctgTTTATGttccatttcatttatttatttcgtttgtgtgtgtgtctctCATCGGTGTAGCactgaacttttctaataaaataattataacaatagtagtagtagtaataataataataaataaattaattaattaatttttaaaaaaagtaaatgaaataaaaaaagagaactaaagaattaaaaataattaatatttaaaaaaagtaaataaaataaaaaagagctaaaaataaaaaagggaaagagtgttgagaattttttttttttttggggggggggggtatgggcacccctgcatacaTTCTTTCACACCCCAACacatggaaaattttgaaatgatgggcTTAACTGGTTGATAATACGACTATAATAATCAACCTTAATACTGACAATGGTTTCTCATAATATACTTGACTATTTCTGCAGTATTGTGTGATTTCTCATAAATGACTATCCCACAAAAATAAGTTGACATGCTGTAATTGCATGACATTTTTTGCTAACCCCACTGAAAAGccgaaaatttgaatatttttgaagtgataattttgtgttttattccagATATAAAAAATTAGGATTCAATTTTTACCACAGGATCAACCTTATAAAATATCTGAGAATATAGAAGTAATTGCTACTCCTGGTCATACATTATCAGATGTCagcatcattgtaaaaaatactgCATTAGGTGTTGTTGCTATTGTTGGTAAGTTTGAAAatacttatgatttttttttctttaccaaaAAAACTTTGTAGCGAAAAtcagataaaataattttgaaacaatgtaaaggttttacattatttttgaaaatacgtTCTATTTCTTTCAATAATATTACAGTGGATTGTCACATGTGAGAACATCTgcataaaagtagtatttttgcaCGTTTTACACCATCGGAGTGACTGAAAGGCATGACGAATTTTCACCACTAGTTTACAAATTGAAActtcttcataaattttcaaaatttgaagtttcCTTTGAAAGATTCTTGCTGAAATGGCATTGTGGAGATGACTATTTGCGTCTGACGTTATCTGAGACAAACATTTCTTGTGTTTTCAGACCAGTATGTGCGTCAACTGTCTCTGTTCTCTGTTGTACTGAGCTGACGACACATAACCCCATTTCAAGTATGTCGAATCAATACCTTTGCACACCCCAAATAATTAGCATTAGCTTCTGTCATTCAACGGCCAGCGCATCATGCTCCAAAAATCACTTTTCAAACTAGGACATGTCAGTTATTGTTGAGTTATTCAGAAGGTATGGTAACCGatgtgatagtggactcaagtaaaatttttggaaattatgaAGAAACAGTTTAAccctctctcccccccctccccataagaACTCTTCATatatgcattcaaaaatcagtaaaGTCActacaaaataacatttttatttatttatttattgaaaaaattttcagttttagaatgtgttgtcacaCAAAATTCTCACAAATGGCTAACCCAAATTTTTGGATCAGAAACACCCCTGTACTGTATGGTAGGTGCATGCCACACCTATGACTGACGTTCAGTGACTGACACTTATAACCACTAAGAAACAGACTTGAGGGCAATTTTTGTAAATGGACCATACCTGTTTCATGGGTGTTTGGAAAATTTTGTCACCTATTTGTACACATATCCAATGAAATTGGAATTTCGAGCATTTAAATGCTGCAATtgtcttcaaatttatttatatgcttgattttttttttcaaaagttatattttgaaaCTATGGACGTTTTATTCGTTAAGTTGAACTTAAGCTTCTTTGAAAAATtagttgattatttaaaaaaaaaaaagtagcaagttttgtattattgttttgattttcagtgataaatttaatgatgtaATCATTAATGAAttgatttatgaataaaaattaaaaaaaactcagaaataaaTTGCTTAATGATGGTTATTTCTTAATGTACAAATTTAACCCTTAATATCtctaaaataaatgaagatgTTCTGTGAACTTTTCCAGTGTTCCACATATATTGTCTTTCGTAAAAAATGCTAAACTGTACCccttgtaaaaaattgaaaattccagatccaaaataacttttctagagAACTGTCCATATAGGTTTcaattagagatgtaaaatttaagaaaatcaaaaaacgTTTACTGAGAAAATTAATTCTAAACAAAATGTAGCTCTTTATTATACTGTCTAAGAAAACataataaatgtttaatattgaAAAGTTATATACTCTCAATATTATCTTTTTAACAGaaatatacaaaaaacttttactattaaaaaaaactagccTTTCTGTTTCTAACTACCAGTAGTTTTCGTTGGTCAAAACACCACATCCAAATTAACCACTAATCTTTGTATCCAAACAAACCAATCATCATTCAATTGTTGATTTTGAGTATGATGTGGTTTTTGTTAATTGTAATGTCAACTTTTTggcagatttcttttttttttgaagttgcaagatttaaaacaaagttttttttttgttaaatacacattgaatgaaaaaaacactaaaattttgacTTAAACATTTCTACCAATTGATATTAATTTTGTCCTGTGCAGTGTTTTgtctagttttagttaaaaaaaatatccaattaTCTTTTGACATACACAaaaattaaatacagtaaaatctgtgtACAACGATAccgttgggacctaaaaaaaatatcgtaatatacAGGTTATCATGATACAATAATAGACaggtttgattattcatgctgacattttgctggggccaaaaaaaaatttatagacaGGTtgtcgttatacacaggtttcactgtaatctAACAGCTTGCCTTTTTAAAGTTGGGTTTTTCATGTGGGATTActgaacatgaaattttttttaaaaaaagagctgtgaaaagtaaatattataaatttctgaatacattattttgtgccagaaattttaactttcctgcgtggaaataaaccccttcaGAAAAAAATGACCCCGCCTCCTGCTGACCATGCTCATCACTATTTTCAACTCTGCTTTAATCCAATTGTATGTAGCAGGGTTATTGGCAACCTTATCTTCACCCTTTCAAAGTACGAtgcagaatttaaagcttgagGGGTAAAACTGTTTGGAGGGTCAAAAATACTGGCTTCACtgaccaaaatttataaaatactgaccATATACtgtctaaaattataaaaattaacaaactttgGAGTAACAAAAAAGAGTCATACTTAGTGAAATAGATACTAAGTTTTGCTTATAAAATGCAGCAACATAATACACAGCTAATTTGgtacaaattttgactgaaagtttagtttaattcatatatttattgtataatgaataaaaaatttttgaaactaggaaaataaattaaaaggtcttgcaactgtttaaaatattattaaatgattgagagcagtttttcattcactttttctctttgaaaaacTCAGTGGAAAAcaactttaagaaaaattctgaaatcagAAAATacaaagtggaaaaaatatataaattgtacACTTATTCctgttaatttttagttaaaaacacCTATTAGTAAAACTCAGAACACATTTAGAAGaatgttttaatttgaatttttagaattgtttaactagtaagcaaatatttttgcatataCAAAAATTACACTCTGTCTCAAAAAATATAGACACAAGCACTAGCACAATCAGAAATAGGAGGGGTTTTTTTCAGATGCTAAATTCCTTCtggagcgtttttttttaaatcaaaaataccttctgaaggttttttttttttgttgatcaaaacagccctttcatatgcattaactactgtattagaatttgcatttatgttacaAGCAATAGCTCTGGaagggtgttttcacccccaataCCCTCCCCCTTCGCAGCGCAACTGGCCCCAAGCATAAAATACAAttcacaataaaaatacaaatggaGGAATTTATATCACATATGTGTATAATGATAACCAGTACGTGAAACACAAGTTAgggtgatttattttaaaaacatgtgttgAATTTAAGAAAACTAGAAGAATAAGGTGTCCCATAATTAAACACTTTTttagtttatgagttatacttaAGGATGAGAAACAGTTactaatgaaaatatgaaattatgTTCTCATTACCTCTAGTTATTTCAAACACATGGTTTTCCATCGTAAGTATCAAGTTATTCCTGTGTCGAAAAATATTGGCTttcagtttcatataattttggTGCCCGATGTTGCCCAAGGACAGATCCAGAAATTTATCAAAGAGTgggcaattgttttttttttttttttttgttttttaccatCACCTCTCCAACGTATCTGATTTACATCTACTCTAAAAGTTGCGTTTTATAAATTCCATTTCGTAATGATTCCTGGGAAATGTTTCAGATCCCCCTCctcctaacatcattgaaggtcgtctaaaattgcgccttTGTTCCAAAAGGcgcaattttaacaaaataacgTATTGGAACgaaaaattaccagaggaaaGTCACTCAAACCATTCCTTCCCCTAACACTACCCAAGATATATACAATCCTgtcttttaagacttaaattttgaaaaatgcctgGCGGAAGGCCTCCAAAGATCGAGAAACAACCCTGTGCTGAGAAATAACTGGAGAAAACCAACATAATTATAGTACAAATACACAATACGTATATTTCTGCTATAATTATGTTGGTTTTCTTCAAATATCACCAAAGTTTAAAATCgcccttttgaaatttttctcccAAAAAGCTTCTGTGAGGGAGATTTGAACCATATTTCTTTCCTTAAAATcatatcaaagatggcctacactaTCGTGTTTGGACCTCAATTCGGAGAAATTACCGGTGCAGGGTTCTTCAAAGGATCGCCCCTCTCTTGCTTTTGCCACACGTTTAACATTGGATTTAAGTTTGGGCTAACCGATGGCCATTCCAAACGACACTGATATTATTCATGTTGAACTACAGATTTGTTGAGTTTGATACATCAGTAAGCGCTTTGTCTTGCTGAAATACAGTTTGGACCACCTAACAAATCCTGTATTGGAATAAGGTAGTCCTCTAATACTCGCTAATAGTTGAGAAAGCtcattttcttgttaaattgctaAATAAATGGATTTTCTTATGCTAATTCATAAGAATGCAACTTTGAAGTAGGAGGGAGAAGTTTACGGTTTCCATCAGTCCTAATTTATGAGGCCACATTCCATACTTATAGAGATATTTTAATCAGCAAAGGAACGATAAACATCTAAAAATATAgcataattttaccaaaaaaaaaaagcttcaagggGGTTGCCCCctaaccccccctccccaatttttttGGGCACCACATGTCTAAAGATATGTCAAAATTATGGGTTACCCTATTTTCGGTTTTTCTAAATGAATTCAACATATGATGCAGGGGTATCCCTCCCCCTGAGATCAAGAGTGCAACCCCTCTAAACATTGCAAAAgactacccccccccccgaaaaaaaacagaaaaatacccctcaaaacaaaccTCTTTAAAAAGTTCAATGGCATAATCTGCACCataacctcccccctccccaggtGGGCATCCCTACATgatgttttttctaataaattaaccTTATCTTGTGCTTTACATActgtttattattagtaaacacCATATGAATGTAAATATCCTAccatattcatatttttactatgaattgtattttatgtttgttcCTGAATTTTTGGGACAGGGTGTAAGTTTACTTATACTGCAAGAACTTATGATGAAAGTTAAAggcaacaaattaaaataagaatttaaacatAATAAATTTTTACTCATCTCGATATTGTACACAAATGCAACTGTCATGCATACCTTATTTCTCGAAAAAATCTTTGTATACTTGTACATTGGACAAAAAcaggaaaatgtttcaaagaatataCCCAATACCAAAGTGTGTATGGTTGCTAGGTTTTCCATAGAACTAGATCATCCCAATCCAATGAAAGCATAAGAAAGatttttatcaagtaaaacagaCTACCAAGTAGGCGAAATCGGGCTGCTATATTAGCATCTCATtgcttttttggcattttttaaagttgattagaaaatgaaaacaaaattggcAGTAAACATTATCTTAAACATAATTTagtacatttgcaaaaaaaactgactttactGACTAAAATCTGTTAAtactgaccagttttatgccCTGTAAGCTTTAAGTTCGTTAGAAAAGAGAGTTACAGTTGGTTCTTAGTTTAAAGACGATTTTTTACGGTTCGGAATGTTCCGCTGTAGTTTTAGAAGCACTCTATTTAAGGACGTATTCTACTTGGAAACGATTTGTTGTGGTCCCTGGATCCGACTCTATATTTCCAGTAACGCACAATTTCATCAATCAACCTTGATGGATTATTTTGATGTACCAAAGTAAGAGAAAGTAAAACTTGGCTATTataatgaacgtttttttttctttttaatttgactaATTTATAGGTATTAATTTCATAAGATATTGTTTTTCTAGCCGAATTCTACAGCTAttcatgcaattaatttttttttcttttctttctttcttgaatTTCCCACTTCACCCAAGTCATCACTctgcataagtggtcaaaaatttttggtcccttgagtgatgACGAAAGGAGGTTTccttgtatttttgttctttatcaCTTACTTAAAATAAAGGTAATTTTATCAAtctaaattggtttttaaaaatttacaaaatattttgtaatttttaattctgtttttacttatatataatgaatattactttttttaaataggtgatttatttgaaaaacaggAAGATATTTCAAATCCACATGTGTGGCAAGTAATTGCAGGAAGTGAAAATGAGgatttgcaatttaaaaatagagaaaagaTACTGAATTCTGTTGATTACATAATTCCAGGACATGGACCTGGGTTTGTTGTAACTGAAGGTTTACGAGGAATTCATAAGTCAACAAAATTATCAGCATTGGCGCTAGCTGTTGAAGAGCCCAGGGCAGAAGAGAAATAGTGGGTTGGCAAAAAGAGAGGGtgagaaagaaattgaaattaaagcatttatggCTGTAAATATCAATTTATTATGGAAGTAATTTACAAagtttcaaataataaatattttgaaaatttcgtgtCTTTCTAATGTATTGtgaattgagaatttttttttaatatgcctAGAGATCATAGCTACTGTCTGTACACATTTACAATGGAATTAGCAAATGGTCCAGGAAGATAATTCAATTTGAAAGAgggggaaaaggaaaaatttgatgcacgtTTCTTTCATTTCAATGACTTTGCTTAATATAGGGGCTAACACTCATCTGTAAAGGCAAACTCGTGCACCTCTGCAATGCGTCGATTACCAGATGGCCGCCAAGAGCCAAGGCGTACCCTTATCCTTATAAAACTTAGATTCTAAACCGTCCCACCTCAAGGCCCGCGCctctagtttccgattaggcagCCATGGCCTCTTGTCAGGCTGTATACCGGATGTTCACTTTTCGATGTCATTAGTGTTCAAACAgtactagaattttttttaaaaaatcctacagTAGATTCTGAAACAGTTCAACATGTTTATGAGAtgcattttaagaaaaagaataaaGCTTGAATGTTTTCAGCTGAAATTTTTGGATtctatattgtcgcctcagaacaactCTGCGACATCTAaccccaggaataacactaagatatcctactgttgctctgaggcaacaatatataaatttataagaaaaatgttttatcaaagTAGGGGAAGGTGGGCTACAATGATACAAAGAGACATTGGAATTTCCTAAATAACTGTTTCACAGCCAATTTTTGCCATTTAGATGAGGTAAACAAGTTAATTACTACTCAGAATTTCATGCAGCACAAGGCTACCAGACCGTGTATAagagaaacagttttttttcattACACGGACCTCCAAACTTTTATGAAAGTTTTTACGTACTACTGTTTTCTGGGATTTAACTGAATAACAGTGTTGTTTGTTTTGCtaaaacttaatgttatttcgAAATAAGCCCATAGTTTTGACATATCAGGTTGTATTTTTATATTCAATAACATTACGCCTTTGCGCTGTTTGGGGCCACAAC
This window of the Uloborus diversus isolate 005 chromosome 4, Udiv.v.3.1, whole genome shotgun sequence genome carries:
- the LOC129221286 gene encoding metallo-beta-lactamase domain-containing protein 1-like, translated to MTISVEIVKTGYSFVDNDKNIMKANCTCTLVKEGSISVIVDTLTAWDGAFLLNELEKKGLKPSEITHAIATHGHSDHIGNLNLFTNALHIVGQSVSRQDEYLLHNFEDQPYKISENIEVIATPGHTLSDVSIIVKNTALGVVAIVGDLFEKQEDISNPHVWQVIAGSENEDLQFKNREKILNSVDYIIPGHGPGFVVTEGLRGIHKSTKLSALALAVEEPRAEEK